Proteins encoded in a region of the Alphaproteobacteria bacterium genome:
- a CDS encoding type II toxin-antitoxin system HicB family antitoxin: protein MLRFFFSLREVDIGSAQSGYWKETINGNTNGTQGYTVSIEFDPEINMFFGKVNNIVDVVTFYGNSVEELKKELRNSVETYLLACKEKNISPEKPFSGRFNLRLSPQLHRCAVLASQKDGLSLNSWISKRIQEGLSGK, encoded by the coding sequence ATGTTAAGATTTTTCTTTTCTTTGCGTGAAGTGGATATCGGAAGTGCGCAAAGTGGATATTGGAAGGAGACTATAAATGGCAACACTAATGGAACACAAGGGTACACGGTCTCAATCGAGTTTGATCCAGAGATTAATATGTTCTTTGGAAAGGTCAATAACATCGTTGATGTTGTTACCTTTTACGGCAATTCTGTTGAGGAGCTCAAAAAGGAGCTACGAAACTCCGTTGAAACATATCTTCTCGCTTGTAAAGAGAAGAATATCTCTCCAGAAAAGCCTTTTTCAGGGCGCTTCAACTTGAGACTCTCTCCTCAACTTCATCGATGTGCCGTTTTAGCCTCCCAAAAAGACGGCCTAAGCTTAAACTCGTGGATTTCCAAACGCATCCAAGAGGGACTTTCTGGGAAGTAA